A single genomic interval of Fructobacillus americanaquae harbors:
- the brnQ gene encoding branched-chain amino acid transport system II carrier protein has product MEKKLSWKQALLLFSLIFGMFFGSGNLIFPVHLGQVAGAQWGPATVGFLLSAVFLPLLALVALAVTRSESVFDLIRPLGHRPATIFLVALQLCLGPIIVAPRTATVAYSFSFANWLPKGQQQIGLIVFTLIYFILVYWSSTQSTKLLDIIGRYLNPIFLVMLAFIFILAIIAPMGSTHQMVTTAYQGNAIAPAFIEGYNTVDAMAALIFGVTIVHSIQKLGYKKPGEIAKVIIKTGTLSMVVLAVVYIGLILLGTTSLAHMPISSNGAVALTNVILYYFGRFGQIFIAVMGTLAVFTTAMGLTASFAHDLNRVWPKVSYKGWLAFASLLAFIVATLGLDKIIVWAVPILMFLYPIAIVLILLSLLSPWLGQGRLLYGWALGLTLIAAVFDGLSNAPFAKDLGGLVSYNVGTTTHVGWYQAHIFGAGAGFGWIGFAFFGIVLGLVCQKFFETKTKS; this is encoded by the coding sequence ATGGAAAAGAAACTTAGTTGGAAACAAGCGCTACTCTTGTTTTCATTGATTTTTGGAATGTTCTTTGGATCCGGGAACCTGATTTTCCCGGTTCACTTGGGACAAGTTGCAGGTGCGCAATGGGGCCCGGCTACGGTTGGCTTTTTGCTGAGTGCGGTTTTCTTGCCGCTGTTAGCTTTGGTTGCTTTAGCCGTTACTCGGTCTGAATCCGTTTTTGATTTGATTCGACCATTAGGACACAGACCAGCCACAATTTTCTTGGTTGCCTTACAGCTTTGCCTGGGACCAATCATCGTGGCGCCGCGAACGGCAACGGTTGCTTATTCGTTTTCCTTTGCTAATTGGCTGCCAAAGGGTCAGCAACAAATTGGTCTGATTGTCTTTACCTTGATTTACTTTATCCTCGTTTATTGGTCATCAACTCAGTCAACGAAGCTATTGGATATTATTGGCCGTTACTTAAACCCAATTTTCTTGGTTATGTTAGCATTTATCTTTATTTTGGCCATTATCGCACCAATGGGTTCCACCCACCAAATGGTGACGACGGCCTACCAAGGCAATGCGATTGCACCGGCCTTTATTGAGGGTTACAACACGGTTGATGCGATGGCAGCGCTGATTTTTGGGGTGACGATTGTGCATTCTATTCAAAAATTAGGTTACAAAAAGCCTGGTGAAATCGCGAAGGTCATCATTAAGACTGGCACCTTATCGATGGTTGTTTTGGCTGTGGTTTATATTGGGTTGATATTGCTGGGAACCACTTCCTTAGCCCATATGCCGATTTCTAGTAACGGTGCCGTTGCTTTGACCAATGTGATACTGTATTATTTTGGTCGCTTTGGTCAAATCTTTATCGCTGTGATGGGAACTCTGGCTGTTTTTACCACTGCCATGGGTCTGACAGCATCCTTTGCACACGATTTAAACCGCGTTTGGCCGAAGGTCTCTTATAAGGGATGGTTGGCTTTTGCCTCACTCTTGGCCTTTATTGTCGCAACATTAGGTCTTGACAAGATTATTGTTTGGGCTGTGCCTATCTTGATGTTCCTCTACCCCATTGCGATTGTGCTGATTCTACTGAGCCTGCTGTCACCATGGCTTGGTCAAGGCCGCTTGCTTTACGGTTGGGCACTGGGCTTGACGTTGATTGCGGCTGTGTTTGACGGCTTGTCAAACGCACCTTTTGCTAAGGACCTCGGCGGACTAGTTTCCTATAATGTTGGGACAACGACTCATGTCGGTTGGTACCAGGCCCATATTTTTGGTGCTGGTGCCGGCTTTGGTTGGATTGGCTTTGCCTTCTTTGGTATTGTGCTTGGCCTGGTTTGTCAAAAGTTTTTTGAAACAAAAACAAAGTCATAA
- a CDS encoding aldo/keto reductase, which translates to MVYQAAEDRYEKLPYRRVADSGLIVPAVSFGLWRNLGDTKPLENSRKVILKAFDEGIFSFDNAFNYGPNNGTAEETFGQVYKQDLKPYRNELVITTKAGYHMWPGPMGEFSGRKTLINALDTSLQKMNLDYVDIFYAHRFDPNTNLEETALALDTLVRQGKALYVGVSNYTAAQTQAIAEIFKELKTPFIGNQVSYNMLNQEQKNSGLLDTLDQHHAGLFAYGPLAEGLLTDRYLNGVPEDFPIHKTNGFLFENGRDALAAKLRALNELAQGRQQTLTQMSLAWLLQDKRVASVVIGTSSVDHLMDNLEFTKNLDFSADELAQIDQIINQ; encoded by the coding sequence ATGGTTTACCAAGCAGCAGAAGATCGTTATGAAAAGTTGCCTTATCGTCGAGTCGCTGATTCTGGCTTGATTGTCCCCGCCGTTTCCTTTGGCCTGTGGCGTAACCTTGGCGATACCAAGCCACTGGAAAATTCTCGTAAAGTCATTTTAAAAGCCTTTGATGAAGGGATTTTCTCTTTTGATAATGCCTTTAATTACGGGCCCAACAACGGAACCGCTGAAGAAACTTTTGGCCAGGTCTACAAGCAAGATTTGAAGCCTTACCGAAATGAATTGGTGATTACAACGAAGGCTGGTTACCATATGTGGCCTGGACCAATGGGCGAATTTTCTGGTCGAAAGACGTTGATTAACGCCTTAGATACCTCACTGCAAAAGATGAACTTGGATTACGTAGACATTTTTTATGCTCATCGTTTTGATCCAAATACGAACTTGGAAGAAACTGCTCTGGCCTTAGATACCTTGGTTCGCCAGGGAAAGGCCCTGTATGTTGGGGTGTCCAACTATACCGCAGCACAAACGCAAGCCATTGCTGAAATCTTCAAGGAACTGAAGACACCCTTCATCGGAAACCAAGTTTCTTATAACATGTTAAATCAGGAGCAAAAGAACTCAGGCTTGCTGGACACCTTGGACCAGCACCATGCCGGACTCTTTGCATATGGGCCATTGGCAGAGGGCTTGCTAACCGATCGTTATCTAAACGGTGTGCCAGAGGACTTCCCAATCCACAAGACGAATGGTTTCTTGTTTGAAAATGGTCGCGATGCTTTGGCCGCTAAGTTGCGGGCGCTCAATGAATTAGCCCAAGGTCGCCAACAGACGCTGACCCAAATGTCATTGGCCTGGTTGCTCCAAGACAAGCGGGTTGCTTCCGTGGTGATTGGAACATCATCCGTTGATCATTTGATGGACAACCTTGAATTTACGAAAAACTTGGACTTTTCTGCTGATGAATTGGCACAAATTGACCAAATTATTAACCAGTAA
- a CDS encoding lysophospholipase, translating to MIKTDLLQFASPEWSALEEGGVLTSQYGAYLFVKTQDEGTLTLTFAKHYPNLIWTVTIDGEKSEDLLVVADHVSVHLQAGHDYQFTLDQWETGQVDFWRTGLVLTNLVWSGDEDLLTVLPKDGSVTRPYLTFVGDSIVAGESMSGSNHDHHQPVLSFPALVAEHFDRPLNRIAYGGTGLTARAPFQEPKAIDALWQVGEGISRRRVATDRVIVAYGLNDANYGASDQEFAFGLRVYLLELVKRFHGANFYLLTPWNGAFVDIVLAEVARFSNFTVVRADQWGIQTRPYHPDVLAHQKIAEQLVAVLEE from the coding sequence ATGATAAAAACTGATTTATTACAGTTTGCCTCGCCGGAATGGTCGGCGCTAGAAGAGGGTGGGGTATTGACCTCACAGTATGGTGCGTATTTGTTCGTGAAAACCCAAGATGAGGGGACGTTGACACTGACTTTTGCAAAGCATTATCCTAACCTGATTTGGACGGTGACGATTGACGGTGAAAAATCAGAAGACCTCTTGGTCGTTGCTGACCACGTTAGCGTTCATCTGCAGGCTGGTCACGACTACCAGTTCACTTTGGACCAGTGGGAGACGGGGCAGGTTGATTTTTGGCGGACGGGCCTGGTATTAACCAATCTCGTTTGGTCGGGTGACGAAGATCTTTTGACAGTTTTGCCAAAGGATGGTTCGGTCACAAGGCCTTATTTGACTTTTGTTGGTGATTCAATTGTTGCCGGTGAATCAATGTCCGGTTCCAATCATGACCACCACCAACCGGTGTTATCGTTTCCGGCTTTGGTGGCCGAGCACTTTGACCGTCCGTTAAACCGAATCGCCTATGGCGGAACAGGGTTGACCGCCCGAGCGCCATTCCAGGAACCAAAGGCCATTGATGCCCTCTGGCAAGTCGGTGAAGGCATTAGCCGCCGACGGGTGGCAACGGACCGAGTGATCGTGGCCTACGGATTAAACGATGCTAACTATGGCGCTAGTGACCAAGAATTCGCTTTTGGTTTGCGCGTCTATTTGTTAGAATTAGTAAAACGGTTCCATGGTGCTAATTTTTATTTATTAACCCCTTGGAATGGTGCCTTTGTGGACATCGTTTTGGCAGAAGTTGCTCGCTTTAGTAACTTTACCGTTGTTCGAGCGGACCAGTGGGGGATTCAGACACGACCCTATCACCCTGATGTGTTAGCTCATCAGAAAATTGCAGAACAGTTAGTAGCAGTATTGGAGGAATAG
- a CDS encoding ribose-phosphate diphosphokinase, with protein MTANPKYRLFDLGTNPALTEAIAKQLHTPIAPVEIQTFADNEIYERIVDSVRGIDVYVVQPISEPVNDNFIKLMIFIDAAKRTSAKSINVIIPYLGYARSDRKTRSREPIVARLMANMLESQGVKRVMTMDLHTSQVQGFFDIPVDHLIAMPVQAKFYEDQGLVGPDVVVVASGSSTLKLVQRLAEVLHAQWAIVDQDRDPRVKAAVTGNVAGKHAIILSDMIDTGEATVKAAIAVQKAGAKTIDALATHAVLSGDASQKLQESVIDRVIVADTVPIPAEKQFDKLTVITVAKLFAEAIGQVIAHKSMAKVLLSPDQREDAE; from the coding sequence ATGACCGCCAATCCGAAATACCGTCTCTTTGATTTGGGTACCAACCCAGCTTTAACTGAGGCGATTGCGAAACAATTGCACACGCCTATTGCACCTGTAGAGATTCAGACTTTTGCTGACAACGAGATTTATGAAAGAATCGTGGATTCTGTCCGCGGAATTGACGTTTACGTTGTCCAACCAATCAGTGAACCAGTCAATGATAATTTTATTAAGTTGATGATTTTTATCGATGCCGCAAAGCGAACGTCAGCCAAGTCAATCAACGTGATTATTCCTTATCTTGGCTACGCTCGCTCAGACCGCAAGACGCGGTCGCGAGAACCAATTGTTGCCCGCCTGATGGCCAATATGTTGGAAAGTCAAGGTGTTAAGCGCGTCATGACGATGGACCTCCATACCAGTCAGGTGCAGGGATTCTTCGACATTCCTGTTGACCATCTAATTGCTATGCCTGTCCAAGCCAAATTTTACGAGGATCAAGGCTTGGTTGGGCCGGATGTTGTCGTGGTTGCCTCTGGTTCGTCGACTTTGAAATTAGTTCAGCGATTGGCTGAAGTCTTGCACGCTCAATGGGCGATTGTCGATCAAGACCGGGATCCGCGGGTGAAGGCCGCGGTAACTGGAAACGTTGCTGGTAAGCATGCCATCATTTTGTCAGATATGATTGATACTGGTGAGGCAACGGTCAAGGCGGCCATTGCCGTTCAAAAAGCGGGCGCAAAGACAATTGATGCCTTGGCAACCCACGCGGTCTTATCAGGAGATGCTTCTCAGAAACTTCAGGAGTCAGTGATTGATCGGGTAATTGTCGCTGATACAGTACCAATTCCAGCTGAAAAGCAGTTTGATAAATTGACGGTCATTACAGTGGCTAAGCTCTTTGCTGAAGCAATTGGTCAAGTGATTGCCCACAAATCGATGGCCAAGGTCTTGTTGAGCCCAGATCAACGTGAGGATGCCGAATGA